One Solea solea chromosome 5, fSolSol10.1, whole genome shotgun sequence genomic window carries:
- the tlnrd1 gene encoding talin rod domain-containing protein 1, translating to MASGGSGKSASEGSTSTPTGSLQQRKRLSSICDTCKGKMQLVADLLLLASETRPVMTTEGVAVADTFDQCRDTVIARTKELSILTHDIQSQLNMGRFTEVGDRLLEMADLVVSLTECSAHAAYLAAVETPGSQPCLPGLVDRYKVTRCRHEVDQSCNVLRITPLPDLTPQLLLELSQNISVNLKTLTDISSLASERSRDRFAKEQFKLSVKSISTSGTAFLACVKEVKTQPSELTRNRCVLFSAALVQAVSALVGFATEPQFLGRAASISTEGKGVQTAVLGGAMSVVSACVLLTQGLRDVAQHPESSSKMADYRERLRNSACAVSDGCTLLTQALRERSSPRTLPPVNSHSVN from the coding sequence ATGGCTAGTGGTGGTTCTGGGAAATCAGCTAGCGAGGGATCAACCAGCACACCCACTGGCAGTCTGCAGCAGAGGAAACGTCTCTCTTCCATCTGTGACACATGCAAGGGCAAGATGCAGCTGGTGGCCGACCTCCTCCTGCTGGCCAGTGAGACCCGGCCGGTCATGACAACCGAGGGCGTGGCCGTGGCCGACACGTTCGACCAGTGCCGCGACACGGTCATCGCCAGGACTAAAGAGCTCTCCATTCTCACCCACGACATCCAGAGCCAGCTCAACATGGGCCGCTTCACCGAGGTTGGGGACCGCCTCTTGGAGATGGCCGACCTTGTGGTGTCATTGACCGAGTGCTCCGCCCACGCCGCTTACCTGGCAGCCGTGGAGACCCCCGGCTCTCAGCCCTGCCTGCCAGGTCTGGTGGACCGATACAAAGTGACCCGCTGTCGGCATGAGGTGGACCAGAGTTGCAACGTCCTTCGAATCACCCCCCTGCCAGACCTCACCCCGCAGCTCCTCCTCGAGCTCTCTCAAAACATCTCCGTCAACCTCAAGACTCTCACGGACATCTCGTCGCTGGCCAGCGAGAGGTCCAGGGACCGCTTTGCCAAAGAGCAGTTCAAGTTGAGTGTGAAGAGCATAAGCACGAGCGGCACGGCCTTCCTGGCGTGCGTCAAGGAGGTGAAAACCCAGCCCAGCGAGCTGACCAGGAACCGCTGCGTCCTTTTCAGTGCCGCTCTGGTCCAGGCTGTCAGCGCCCTGGTTGGTTTCGCCACAGAGCCTCAGTTCCTGGGAAGAGCTGCGAGTATCTCCACTGAAGGGAAGGGGGTACAGACTGCAGTTTTAGGGGGGGCCATGAGTGTGGTTTCTGCCTGTGTCCTCCTCACTCAGGGCCTCAGGGATGTTGCCCAGCATCCTGAGAGCAGTTCCAAAATGGCCGACTACCGGGAGCGTCTGCGCAACTCGGCGTGCGCCGTGTCCGACGGCTGCACTCTGCTCACTCAGGCACTCAGAGAACGCTCATCTCCGAGGACTCTGCCGCCAGTCAACTCTCATTCTGTGAATTAG